The proteins below come from a single Eubacterium limosum genomic window:
- a CDS encoding YidC/Oxa1 family membrane protein insertase codes for MHILYQAFGFVLFQIYNFVQNYGVAVILFTILVKFCILPLNIKQTKSMREMQALQPELQKLQKKYKNNPEKLNQETMKLYKLYNVSPMAGCLPLLIQLPIIYALFGALRDPGKWVFTNGDVSAISQQFLWIPDLGNPDPWYILPILCVVFTFITQKFTMSVQKGTMDPSAEKTQNMMLYIMPIFIGFAAIGMPAGVALYWVVQNVFTFVQQFVMLRKPAKKIDPREAEKRVEEAKREEIKKKKEERKQQSEARAEAMAAQSGKPVKKKEEPTDKKPLTRPASSKKVKRQTITKIPGQDNSGNEPEKE; via the coding sequence ATGCATATTTTATATCAGGCATTTGGGTTTGTACTGTTCCAAATCTATAATTTTGTTCAGAATTACGGTGTTGCCGTCATTCTGTTTACCATTCTGGTAAAATTTTGTATTTTACCACTGAACATCAAGCAGACAAAATCCATGAGAGAAATGCAGGCGTTACAGCCTGAACTGCAGAAGCTGCAGAAAAAGTATAAAAATAATCCCGAAAAGCTTAATCAGGAAACAATGAAGCTGTACAAGCTGTACAACGTCAGCCCAATGGCTGGATGTCTTCCGCTCCTGATCCAGCTGCCTATTATTTACGCTTTATTTGGAGCTTTGAGAGATCCTGGAAAATGGGTGTTTACTAACGGCGACGTTTCAGCTATCAGCCAGCAGTTTCTATGGATTCCTGATTTAGGGAACCCGGACCCGTGGTACATTCTGCCAATCCTTTGTGTGGTCTTTACCTTTATTACACAGAAGTTTACCATGTCTGTTCAGAAGGGAACCATGGATCCATCTGCTGAGAAAACCCAGAACATGATGCTTTACATTATGCCGATCTTTATCGGTTTCGCAGCAATCGGTATGCCGGCTGGTGTTGCGCTGTACTGGGTGGTTCAGAACGTCTTTACTTTTGTCCAGCAGTTCGTTATGCTGCGCAAGCCTGCTAAAAAGATTGATCCGCGCGAAGCTGAAAAGCGTGTCGAAGAGGCAAAACGCGAAGAGATCAAAAAGAAAAAGGAAGAGCGCAAGCAGCAGAGTGAAGCCAGAGCAGAAGCGATGGCGGCTCAATCCGGTAAGCCAGTGAAAAAGAAGGAAGAGCCGACCGACAAAAAGCCTTTAACAAGACCGGCTTCAAGCAAAAAGGTAAAACGCCAGACGATCACAAAAATTCCTGGACAGGATAATTCGGGCAACGAGCCAGAAAAAGAATAG
- the rpmH gene encoding 50S ribosomal protein L34, which translates to MKRTFQPKVRQRKKEHGFRKRMSTTSGRVILKKRRSKGRAKLSA; encoded by the coding sequence ATGAAAAGAACATTTCAACCAAAAGTAAGACAGCGTAAAAAAGAACATGGTTTCAGAAAAAGAATGTCTACCACAAGTGGTCGTGTAATTTTAAAGAAAAGAAGATCAAAAGGTAGAGCAAAATTATCTGCATAG
- a CDS encoding ParA family protein, whose product MAKTIAIFNQKGGVGKTTTTMNLTTALSMMNYKVLTVDTDPQGNTSSGFGINKNELEKSIYDALIVGDDPKEIILTTSYKNLHILPSNLELAGSEIELTNMSQRELRLKHSLESVQDFYDFIFIDCPPSLGLLTINALAASDSVLIPIQCEFYALEGVGQLMSTVGLVKKGLNPKLEIEGVLMTMYDGRTNLSLQVVDEVKEYFKDKVYNTYIPRNVRLAEAPSYGQTIFEYAINSKGSQAYSEFSQEFIKRQE is encoded by the coding sequence ATGGCAAAAACTATTGCGATTTTTAATCAAAAGGGTGGTGTCGGAAAGACAACGACAACCATGAATCTCACCACTGCGCTAAGCATGATGAATTACAAAGTACTGACCGTTGATACCGATCCCCAGGGGAATACAAGCAGTGGCTTCGGCATCAATAAAAATGAGCTGGAAAAAAGCATTTATGACGCGCTCATTGTCGGAGATGATCCCAAAGAGATTATCCTGACAACCTCGTACAAAAACCTTCACATTCTTCCATCCAATCTGGAGCTGGCGGGAAGTGAAATTGAGCTGACAAACATGAGCCAGAGGGAGCTTCGTTTGAAGCACAGCCTTGAAAGCGTTCAGGATTTTTATGATTTTATTTTCATTGATTGTCCGCCATCTCTTGGACTTTTAACCATCAATGCTCTGGCAGCCTCAGATTCGGTTTTGATACCGATCCAGTGTGAGTTTTATGCGCTGGAAGGTGTTGGGCAGCTGATGAGCACTGTAGGCCTGGTGAAAAAAGGTTTGAACCCCAAGCTTGAAATTGAGGGCGTTTTAATGACCATGTATGATGGCCGTACCAATCTTTCACTTCAGGTTGTGGATGAGGTAAAGGAATATTTCAAGGACAAAGTGTATAATACCTATATTCCCAGAAATGTCCGACTGGCGGAGGCGCCGAGCTATGGTCAGACGATTTTTGAATATGCGATCAACTCAAAAGGTTCGCAGGCCTATTCGGAATTTTCACAAGAGTTTATAAAAAGGCAGGAGTAG
- the mnmE gene encoding tRNA uridine-5-carboxymethylaminomethyl(34) synthesis GTPase MnmE: MNEALLNEDTIAAVATGLGGAGIGIIRVSGPEAVDIVTRIFVNHAGKTVEGAESHKLLYGNILEPEDGKIIDEVLVSKMKGPFSYTAEDVVEINCHGGIVSLKRILDAVIRSGARLAEPGEFTKRAFLNGRLDLAQAEAVMDIISAKTEKSLEYSVGQLEGKLSQRLTAIDDLLIDVMANVEANIDYPEYDIEEVTTAYLNDHIQQAMDMVDALLKASETGKIYREGITTAILGEPNVGKSSLLNTLLMENKAIVTEIPGTTRDIIEEYINIGGIPFKIIDTAGIRETDNLVEQIGVEKSRQLIKNTNLILFMTDLSRPFSEEEKTLIEELDSSKTIFIANKTDSMMETRDVPDGWMPLSLKEDKGVEALKDKMLEMVMGGSVDQEADYIVNNVRHVHLLEEAMGCLKNALGTIDMGMPLELVSIDIKDGLEKIREITGRSVGSDIINQIFKNFCIGK; this comes from the coding sequence ATGAACGAAGCATTATTAAATGAAGATACCATCGCAGCGGTCGCCACTGGACTTGGCGGTGCGGGCATTGGCATTATACGCGTCAGCGGACCGGAAGCAGTAGATATTGTCACCCGGATTTTTGTAAATCATGCTGGTAAAACCGTGGAGGGTGCAGAATCCCACAAGCTGCTTTATGGCAATATCCTTGAGCCTGAGGATGGAAAGATCATCGACGAGGTTCTGGTCTCAAAAATGAAAGGGCCATTTTCCTACACAGCGGAGGATGTGGTGGAGATTAACTGCCACGGGGGTATTGTGTCACTGAAAAGAATTTTGGACGCAGTCATCCGCTCTGGCGCACGTCTGGCAGAGCCAGGTGAGTTTACCAAGCGCGCCTTTTTAAACGGACGTCTGGATCTGGCCCAGGCCGAGGCAGTCATGGACATTATCTCTGCTAAAACTGAAAAGAGCCTGGAGTATTCCGTTGGACAGCTTGAAGGAAAGCTTTCTCAGCGGCTGACTGCCATCGACGACCTGCTCATTGATGTCATGGCAAATGTGGAAGCGAACATTGATTATCCGGAATACGATATTGAGGAAGTGACCACAGCTTATCTCAATGACCATATTCAGCAGGCCATGGACATGGTGGATGCGTTACTTAAGGCGTCGGAGACTGGGAAAATTTATCGCGAGGGGATCACCACCGCGATTCTTGGAGAGCCTAATGTTGGAAAATCCTCCCTGCTCAATACCCTTTTGATGGAAAACAAGGCCATTGTCACAGAGATTCCGGGAACCACCCGTGACATCATTGAGGAATATATCAACATCGGTGGGATTCCCTTTAAAATCATCGATACCGCTGGTATCCGCGAAACGGACAACCTGGTTGAGCAGATCGGTGTGGAGAAATCCCGTCAGCTCATTAAAAATACGAACCTTATTCTGTTTATGACAGACCTCAGCCGTCCCTTCTCTGAAGAGGAAAAGACACTTATTGAAGAGCTGGACTCTTCAAAAACCATTTTTATTGCTAATAAGACAGACAGTATGATGGAGACTCGCGATGTGCCGGATGGATGGATGCCTCTGTCTTTAAAAGAAGATAAAGGCGTCGAAGCGCTTAAGGATAAAATGCTTGAAATGGTCATGGGTGGTTCTGTCGATCAGGAGGCAGACTATATTGTCAACAATGTACGCCACGTCCACTTGCTGGAGGAAGCCATGGGCTGCCTGAAAAACGCTCTCGGAACCATCGATATGGGAATGCCGCTGGAGCTCGTCTCTATTGATATTAAGGACGGGCTTGAAAAGATCCGTGAAATTACAGGGCGTTCGGTGGGTTCGGATATTATCAATCAGATATTTAAGAATTTTTGTATTGGAAAGTAG
- the mnmG gene encoding tRNA uridine-5-carboxymethylaminomethyl(34) synthesis enzyme MnmG: MNYQGGSFDVVVIGAGHAGAEAALAAARLGFETLLLTINLDSVAMMPCNPSIGGTGKGHLVREIDALGGEMGKNIDATMIQCRMLNTGKGPAVHSLRAQADKKAYQFRMKEVIENQEHLLLKQQEATRIVVEDGRITGVEVQTGAVYQCKACVICTGTYLKGKIFIGEVQYDGGPNGLFPAMQLSDSLLKQGIELQRFKTGTPARVDAKTVDYSKMQIQNGDEKIVPFSFETEKIEIDQVPCYLTYTNEETHRIINENMERSPLYTGDVVGVGPRYCPSIETKVMRFADKPQHQIFMEPEGLHTNEVYVQGMSSCLPEDVQIALYRTVPGMEKVEFMRSAYAIEYDCIYPTRLKASLESKDIKGLFFGGQINGTSGYEEAAAQGLIAGVNAVRAIEGKEPVVLDRSQAYIGVLIDDIITKGTEEPYRMMTSRSEYRLLLRQDNADLRLTPIGYEIGLISEERYTAFLHKKAAVEQEKERLTRLMIKPGEHTNKVLEDIGSSPIKSGVTLAELIRRPEVGYANTAELDPERQALSDAVCEQVEVQIKYDGYIKKQIAQVEQFKKMEKKLIPENIDYTAIGGLRLEAVEKLTDIQPKSMGQASRISGVSPADLSVLLIYLEQNRRQAPVEEEENE; the protein is encoded by the coding sequence ATGAACTATCAGGGAGGAAGTTTTGACGTTGTCGTCATCGGCGCCGGACACGCCGGTGCAGAAGCGGCTCTGGCAGCGGCGCGTTTGGGCTTTGAAACCTTATTATTAACCATCAATCTGGATTCTGTTGCCATGATGCCCTGCAACCCATCCATCGGGGGAACAGGTAAGGGGCATCTTGTACGTGAGATTGATGCTCTGGGCGGCGAGATGGGAAAAAATATCGACGCTACCATGATCCAGTGCCGGATGCTGAACACAGGAAAAGGGCCGGCGGTTCATTCTTTACGGGCGCAGGCAGATAAAAAGGCCTACCAGTTCCGGATGAAAGAAGTGATTGAGAATCAGGAGCATCTGTTGTTAAAGCAGCAGGAAGCTACCCGTATTGTTGTGGAGGACGGAAGGATCACCGGAGTAGAAGTGCAGACCGGGGCGGTTTATCAGTGCAAAGCCTGCGTTATCTGTACTGGTACTTACCTTAAAGGAAAAATCTTTATCGGTGAGGTCCAGTATGACGGCGGGCCTAACGGGCTTTTTCCGGCCATGCAGCTGTCTGACAGCCTTCTTAAGCAGGGGATTGAGCTGCAGCGCTTTAAAACAGGAACGCCTGCCCGTGTGGATGCTAAAACCGTGGATTACTCTAAAATGCAGATTCAGAATGGTGATGAAAAGATCGTCCCTTTTTCCTTTGAGACGGAGAAAATTGAGATTGACCAGGTACCCTGCTATCTGACCTACACCAACGAGGAAACCCATCGGATTATCAATGAAAATATGGAGCGGTCACCGCTGTATACCGGTGATGTCGTCGGAGTTGGCCCGCGCTACTGCCCATCCATTGAGACGAAGGTCATGCGTTTCGCGGATAAACCCCAGCATCAGATTTTTATGGAGCCTGAGGGCCTGCACACAAACGAAGTCTATGTTCAGGGGATGTCCTCCTGCCTTCCTGAGGACGTGCAGATCGCTCTTTACCGTACGGTTCCGGGAATGGAAAAGGTCGAATTTATGCGCTCAGCCTATGCCATTGAGTACGACTGTATTTATCCCACACGGTTAAAGGCCAGTCTTGAATCTAAAGATATTAAGGGGCTTTTCTTCGGAGGACAGATCAACGGGACTTCCGGTTACGAGGAGGCGGCAGCCCAGGGGCTTATCGCCGGTGTCAATGCGGTGCGTGCCATCGAAGGTAAGGAGCCGGTTGTTCTTGACCGCTCACAGGCCTATATTGGCGTTTTGATTGATGATATTATTACCAAAGGAACAGAAGAGCCTTACCGTATGATGACTTCCCGATCAGAGTATCGCCTGCTTTTACGCCAGGATAACGCAGATCTGCGGTTAACCCCCATTGGCTATGAAATTGGCCTGATTTCTGAGGAGCGTTACACCGCTTTTCTTCACAAAAAAGCAGCAGTTGAGCAGGAAAAGGAAAGGTTAACCCGGTTAATGATTAAACCAGGTGAACATACTAATAAGGTACTCGAAGATATTGGAAGTTCACCCATTAAAAGCGGCGTTACTCTGGCAGAGCTTATCCGTAGGCCAGAGGTAGGCTATGCCAATACCGCAGAGCTTGACCCTGAGCGTCAGGCGCTTTCTGACGCTGTGTGTGAACAGGTAGAGGTTCAGATTAAATATGACGGCTACATTAAAAAACAGATTGCTCAGGTGGAACAGTTTAAGAAAATGGAAAAAAAGCTGATACCAGAAAATATTGACTACACTGCCATCGGGGGTCTTCGTCTTGAGGCCGTTGAGAAATTGACGGATATTCAGCCAAAATCCATGGGACAGGCTTCGCGTATTTCGGGTGTATCTCCTGCAGATTTATCTGTACTGCTTATTTATCTGGAGCAGAACCGCAGACAGGCGCCGGTGGAGGAAGAAGAAAATGAGTAA
- the rsmG gene encoding 16S rRNA (guanine(527)-N(7))-methyltransferase RsmG, with amino-acid sequence MSNIEKLMDAGKKCGIAIDEEQSRLMILYMEKLLIMNEKINVTRITDVDEFIEKHLIDSLTCLKFIHRDAKSILDIGTGGGFPGVPLAIMMPEAEITMMDATGKKLKVIENICREIGIKNVEFLHGRAEEFGKDPAYREGYDCIVSRAVANLCLLSELCLPLAKKGGQFIALKGKNYLEEMDDGEKAIKVLGGKITGIESCLLLQRDLVHVIILVDKVKNTPERFPRAFGKIKREPFPG; translated from the coding sequence ATGAGTAATATAGAAAAGCTGATGGATGCCGGCAAAAAATGCGGCATTGCCATTGACGAAGAACAAAGCCGGCTGATGATTCTTTATATGGAAAAGCTGCTTATTATGAATGAAAAGATCAATGTGACCCGCATTACGGATGTGGATGAGTTTATTGAAAAGCACCTGATTGATTCCCTTACCTGTTTGAAATTTATTCATAGAGATGCGAAATCAATTTTAGACATAGGTACGGGCGGCGGATTTCCAGGTGTACCTCTTGCTATTATGATGCCGGAAGCAGAGATCACCATGATGGATGCAACCGGCAAAAAGCTGAAGGTTATTGAGAATATCTGTCGCGAGATCGGAATAAAAAATGTGGAATTTCTTCACGGCAGGGCTGAGGAGTTTGGAAAAGACCCTGCCTACCGGGAGGGCTATGATTGTATTGTCTCCCGCGCGGTAGCGAACTTATGTTTGCTTTCTGAGCTATGTCTGCCCTTGGCAAAAAAAGGTGGCCAGTTTATTGCTCTTAAGGGAAAAAATTATCTGGAAGAGATGGATGACGGAGAAAAAGCCATTAAGGTCCTTGGCGGAAAAATAACCGGAATAGAATCCTGTTTGTTACTGCAAAGGGACTTGGTTCATGTTATAATATTAGTTGATAAAGTTAAAAACACACCGGAGAGGTTTCCGAGAGCCTTTGGTAAAATTAAGAGGGAACCTTTTCCGGGTTAA
- a CDS encoding ParB/RepB/Spo0J family partition protein: protein MKSIIESNVEQIPVDKILPNPNQPRKHFEDSAITELAESIKSFGVIQPIQVRKISEEFYELVSGERRLRASKVAGEETIPAIIVEMSDQDSALIAIMENVQREDLTYFEEAESYRQLMEYYNLTQDRIAELLGKSQSFVANKIRLLKLDPLIIETLTENNLTERHARALLRIPDTELQEEVLKQVVKKDMTVKKTEELVEKIRKDVLTNNYDEKLTPEKKARVKSFINAQIYINTIKTAFKAVKESRNTAEYKEIEREDYVEIKIIIPK, encoded by the coding sequence ATGAAGAGTATTATTGAATCAAATGTTGAACAGATACCAGTTGATAAAATCCTTCCAAATCCAAATCAACCAAGAAAACATTTTGAAGATTCTGCGATTACTGAACTGGCGGAATCCATTAAATCCTTTGGTGTCATTCAGCCTATCCAGGTTCGGAAGATCAGTGAGGAATTTTATGAACTTGTTTCTGGTGAACGTCGGCTGAGAGCCAGCAAAGTGGCAGGGGAGGAAACCATTCCAGCTATCATCGTGGAAATGTCCGATCAGGATTCCGCTTTGATCGCTATCATGGAAAATGTTCAGCGTGAAGACCTGACCTACTTCGAGGAAGCGGAAAGCTACCGGCAGCTCATGGAATACTATAATTTAACCCAGGACCGAATTGCGGAGCTTCTAGGAAAATCCCAATCCTTCGTCGCAAATAAAATTCGCCTTTTAAAGCTGGATCCGTTGATCATTGAAACATTGACTGAGAATAATCTTACAGAGCGCCACGCGCGGGCTCTTTTGAGGATTCCAGATACAGAGCTTCAGGAAGAGGTATTAAAGCAGGTCGTCAAAAAAGATATGACTGTTAAAAAAACTGAGGAGCTGGTTGAAAAAATCCGCAAGGATGTATTAACTAATAATTATGATGAAAAGCTGACGCCGGAAAAGAAGGCTCGTGTCAAGTCCTTCATCAACGCCCAGATTTATATCAATACCATCAAGACAGCATTCAAGGCTGTTAAGGAAAGCCGGAACACAGCAGAATATAAAGAGATCGAACGGGAAGACTATGTCGAGATTAAAATAATTATTCCTAAGTAG
- the rnpA gene encoding ribonuclease P protein component, giving the protein MAKICTLKKQKDFKLVYQKGKVFGNRNLVMHYLKNGKDTNRLGIIVSKKVSNRAVVRNRIRRQLKEAYRLNENQFALGYDLVIIAKASCKDEKYPVIEKSLKHLFYKKNLMRQDHD; this is encoded by the coding sequence TTGGCAAAAATTTGTACATTAAAAAAGCAGAAAGACTTTAAGCTTGTGTACCAAAAAGGGAAGGTCTTTGGCAATCGTAATCTTGTGATGCATTATTTAAAAAATGGGAAAGATACCAATCGTCTGGGTATCATAGTGAGCAAAAAAGTTTCCAACCGCGCGGTTGTGCGCAACCGTATAAGGAGACAGCTCAAGGAAGCCTACAGGCTTAATGAAAATCAGTTTGCACTGGGATATGATTTAGTAATAATTGCCAAAGCCAGCTGTAAAGATGAAAAATATCCGGTTATCGAAAAATCTTTAAAGCATTTATTTTATAAGAAGAATCTTATGAGGCAGGATCATGATTAA
- the jag gene encoding RNA-binding cell elongation regulator Jag/EloR: MNKMVVGKGKTIEDAINAGLKELGVTLDEVETNVVQVPESGVFGIFGKKEAVVEVTVLNNAGKKAEVFLGEMLDAMNIPCTITSHLEDDVLHVELEGKDMGILIGRRGQTLDSLQYLVSLVVNRSGEKYIRVVLDTENYRSKRQKTLEALAEKMASKAVRYGKKMSLEPMNPSERRIIHAKLQNSDKVFTFSEGDEPYRHVVIQLKDK; this comes from the coding sequence ATGAATAAAATGGTAGTTGGTAAAGGAAAAACCATTGAAGATGCCATTAATGCAGGTTTAAAAGAATTGGGAGTAACGCTGGACGAGGTGGAAACCAACGTCGTTCAGGTACCGGAATCCGGAGTTTTTGGTATCTTTGGAAAAAAAGAAGCGGTTGTCGAAGTCACTGTTTTAAACAACGCAGGTAAAAAGGCAGAGGTTTTCCTGGGCGAAATGCTGGATGCCATGAATATTCCATGTACTATCACCTCACATTTGGAAGACGATGTGCTTCATGTTGAGCTTGAGGGAAAGGATATGGGCATTCTGATCGGCCGCCGCGGCCAGACGCTGGATTCCCTTCAGTATCTGGTAAGCCTGGTGGTTAACCGTTCTGGTGAAAAATACATCCGTGTGGTTTTGGATACGGAAAATTACCGCAGTAAGCGCCAGAAAACATTGGAAGCGCTGGCTGAAAAAATGGCTTCAAAGGCAGTGCGTTATGGCAAGAAAATGTCTCTGGAGCCCATGAATCCGTCTGAAAGACGAATCATCCACGCAAAGCTTCAGAACAGCGACAAGGTTTTTACCTTCAGCGAGGGTGATGAGCCTTACCGTCACGTCGTTATCCAGTTAAAAGATAAGTAA
- a CDS encoding CvpA family protein → MNMTTLDIICIVLVIGVGMIGYIKGAINTLIGLAGFIASFVIARIFSAPVTNWLLNVEPVKNFINDTITQNAINAVGQYGSEALSSLQGIGGLDFLSGITDASILSGGTAAAQAVNQALQPVIYQIANGFVFLILLLLCSAAFGIVRHIGKGMNRVPVIGTANRVAGLAIGLVIGLVIAVIVITVVLYYGIFSGDVTIVQMVKDGVLTGPVALYLH, encoded by the coding sequence ATGAATATGACAACTCTTGACATCATCTGCATTGTGCTGGTGATCGGAGTTGGAATGATCGGTTATATAAAAGGTGCAATAAATACGCTCATTGGTCTGGCGGGATTTATTGCATCTTTTGTCATAGCAAGGATTTTTTCAGCACCGGTAACAAACTGGTTACTCAATGTAGAACCCGTTAAAAATTTTATAAATGACACGATTACCCAAAATGCCATAAATGCTGTGGGACAGTATGGGAGTGAGGCACTCTCGAGCCTTCAGGGGATTGGAGGGCTGGATTTTTTATCTGGTATTACTGACGCATCGATACTGTCGGGCGGCACAGCTGCCGCCCAGGCAGTCAATCAGGCGCTTCAGCCAGTCATTTATCAGATTGCAAACGGCTTTGTATTTTTGATTCTGCTGCTTTTGTGCAGCGCCGCCTTTGGCATTGTAAGACATATTGGAAAGGGTATGAACCGGGTGCCTGTTATCGGAACAGCCAACCGCGTTGCAGGTTTGGCCATTGGATTGGTGATTGGACTGGTGATTGCAGTGATTGTGATCACAGTTGTATTGTACTATGGTATTTTTTCAGGAGACGTCACCATTGTGCAGATGGTAAAGGACGGTGTGCTCACCGGACCAGTGGCACTGTATCTGCATTAG
- a CDS encoding mechanosensitive ion channel family protein yields MVYENVGDLWQHLLSGIDLSELTEKIISVVITIIVFFILIKVSNGLVNKFFNENKKNITPQERKRVLTLKKALKTFLRTALLLTELLTVLSFFTDVGALLAVAGVGTLAIGFGAQGLVEDVMSGFVIIFENQFSVGDYVTIDNDHYGVVETIGVRTTAVREMDGGLFIIHNGKIDRLINHSKGTIKAVVDVGVAYEENIDYVLSVLREICEEVYNANETLFVGKPEVLGVTRMDPSSMNIRIIADEDAARKVKAETALRKRIKEVFDEKGIEIPYGKYVVYSNGQSKPQIMQK; encoded by the coding sequence ATGGTATACGAAAACGTTGGAGATCTCTGGCAGCATTTGCTGAGTGGAATTGACCTGAGCGAACTAACCGAAAAAATTATTTCGGTTGTCATTACGATCATTGTATTTTTTATTCTCATCAAGGTCAGCAATGGGCTGGTCAATAAATTTTTTAATGAAAATAAGAAAAATATCACACCGCAGGAGCGAAAAAGAGTACTTACCCTTAAAAAGGCTTTAAAGACGTTTTTAAGGACGGCTTTGCTCTTGACGGAACTATTGACCGTTTTATCCTTTTTCACCGACGTAGGGGCCCTTCTCGCGGTTGCCGGAGTTGGAACTCTGGCCATTGGCTTCGGCGCTCAGGGCCTGGTCGAGGATGTTATGAGCGGTTTTGTCATCATATTTGAAAATCAGTTTTCTGTCGGAGATTATGTCACCATCGACAATGACCACTACGGGGTAGTGGAAACCATTGGTGTCCGGACAACGGCGGTCCGTGAAATGGACGGCGGATTGTTTATTATTCACAATGGGAAAATCGACCGGCTCATCAATCACTCCAAAGGAACCATCAAAGCCGTGGTTGATGTCGGAGTTGCTTATGAAGAAAATATTGATTATGTACTTTCTGTTCTCCGGGAAATCTGTGAGGAAGTCTACAATGCCAACGAGACTTTGTTTGTCGGAAAGCCGGAGGTACTTGGGGTAACCCGCATGGACCCTTCATCTATGAATATCCGCATCATTGCAGATGAGGATGCAGCCAGAAAGGTCAAGGCAGAAACTGCGCTAAGAAAGCGTATTAAGGAAGTTTTTGACGAAAAGGGTATTGAGATCCCTTATGGTAAGTACGTTGTCTATTCCAACGGACAGTCCAAGCCGCAAATTATGCAAAAGTAG
- the yidD gene encoding membrane protein insertion efficiency factor YidD, translated as MIKRFILKLIRGYQHYISPCLPHSCRFLPTCSEYCYQAVLKYGIFKGLFLGTKRILKCHPFHPGGYDPLP; from the coding sequence ATGATTAAAAGGTTTATTTTAAAATTGATACGCGGTTACCAGCATTATATTTCGCCTTGTTTGCCGCATTCGTGTCGATTTTTACCAACCTGTTCAGAGTATTGCTACCAGGCCGTGCTAAAGTACGGTATATTTAAAGGACTGTTCCTCGGTACCAAAAGAATTTTAAAATGCCATCCCTTTCATCCGGGAGGCTATGATCCGCTCCCCTGA
- a CDS encoding ParB/RepB/Spo0J family partition protein, which produces MAKSRGLGKGLKALIPDESFMSIDNSDTENAEKLVFFLQINKIRPNADQPRKKFNREKLEELAASIKEHGILQPLVVRPENNGYTIIAGERRWRAATMAGLKEVPVIVKDLPAKDVMELALIENVQREDLNAIEEAEAYGALMEHFNLTQGEIGIRIGKSRAAITNTMRLLNLPDKVRQEVLDDNISSGHARALLSLEDQRQMEALCEEIIDKKLSVRETEKKVKLLKNPPKEEKAKPEKNPYITAVEDGLKQKFATKVKISGKKDKGKIELEYYSTEDLNRILDLLGYENDGSNDESE; this is translated from the coding sequence ATGGCGAAGAGCAGAGGATTAGGAAAGGGTTTGAAGGCATTAATTCCCGATGAAAGCTTTATGAGTATTGACAACAGCGATACTGAAAATGCCGAAAAGCTGGTCTTTTTTCTCCAGATCAACAAGATAAGACCAAATGCCGACCAGCCCCGTAAGAAATTCAATCGGGAAAAACTGGAGGAACTGGCTGCTTCCATTAAAGAGCACGGCATTCTTCAGCCCTTGGTGGTAAGGCCGGAAAACAATGGATATACCATTATCGCAGGCGAGCGCCGCTGGCGCGCAGCCACCATGGCTGGGCTGAAAGAAGTTCCGGTCATTGTGAAAGACCTGCCAGCTAAAGATGTAATGGAGCTTGCGCTTATCGAAAATGTTCAGCGAGAGGATCTGAATGCCATCGAGGAAGCTGAGGCTTACGGCGCGCTTATGGAGCATTTTAATCTGACACAGGGAGAGATTGGCATCCGTATCGGTAAAAGCCGGGCAGCTATTACAAACACTATGCGGCTTTTAAATCTTCCCGATAAAGTGCGGCAGGAGGTTCTGGATGACAACATCAGCTCAGGTCACGCAAGAGCTCTTTTGTCACTGGAAGATCAGAGGCAGATGGAGGCCCTGTGCGAAGAGATTATTGATAAAAAACTCAGTGTACGTGAAACCGAAAAAAAGGTGAAACTGCTGAAAAACCCTCCAAAGGAGGAGAAGGCAAAACCTGAAAAAAATCCGTATATTACCGCAGTGGAGGATGGATTGAAACAGAAATTTGCCACCAAAGTAAAAATCTCAGGAAAAAAGGATAAGGGGAAGATCGAGCTGGAATACTATTCTACAGAAGACCTGAACCGCATTCTGGATCTTTTGGGATATGAAAATGACGGGAGTAATGATGAATCAGAATAA